Proteins encoded within one genomic window of Phototrophicus methaneseepsis:
- a CDS encoding glycosyltransferase — translation MSQSSEMPPVLWLSSTRYHAPLPENLARKWQALAVGLQRPIHVIGFATAWRPGHFHEYVDFYLMPQPAQAILRYGVIFIWGTVLALWLAWRHNCRLIVAQSPFEGAIGAFVKQIFGLFGQQMALIVESHNDFEGALFMQRQIGARGIYQRLMRAVAGYALSHADALRPVSSSAAEQLRQYAPHTPQCNFMAWVDVASFTQAQRTVPVNASQELVYAGVLIPRKGIHHLLAAFAQLAHPHATLTLAGPPDNPAYAADLHEQAQQLGIADRVTFAGGLSQVALAAVFARSRALVLPSLSEGLPRVIVEAMYAGLPIVATNVSGIPDIITDGEQGYLVEPEDVPALTNALDHILRDDVTQMGAAAATKARAFFSTETFVQGYRDLLTLALTSAEQHHGN, via the coding sequence ATGTCACAATCATCGGAAATGCCCCCTGTTCTCTGGCTCAGCAGCACACGCTATCATGCCCCCCTGCCTGAGAATTTAGCACGCAAATGGCAGGCGCTTGCCGTGGGCCTACAGCGCCCGATCCACGTGATTGGTTTTGCCACAGCCTGGCGACCAGGCCATTTTCATGAATATGTCGATTTTTACTTGATGCCGCAGCCCGCCCAGGCGATTTTGCGCTATGGTGTGATCTTCATCTGGGGGACGGTGTTGGCATTGTGGTTGGCATGGCGGCACAATTGCCGTCTGATAGTGGCACAAAGCCCCTTTGAAGGCGCGATTGGCGCTTTTGTGAAGCAGATATTCGGCCTTTTTGGCCAGCAGATGGCGCTGATCGTTGAGAGCCATAACGATTTTGAAGGGGCGCTCTTTATGCAGCGCCAGATCGGGGCCAGGGGAATTTATCAGCGCTTGATGCGTGCCGTGGCAGGCTATGCTCTGAGCCACGCTGATGCTCTGCGCCCGGTCAGCAGCAGCGCCGCTGAACAACTCAGACAATATGCGCCTCATACGCCCCAGTGCAACTTTATGGCCTGGGTCGATGTGGCGAGCTTTACCCAGGCCCAGCGAACAGTGCCGGTCAATGCCTCGCAGGAACTGGTCTATGCGGGTGTATTGATCCCGCGTAAGGGCATTCATCACCTGCTAGCAGCCTTCGCCCAATTGGCACACCCACATGCGACGCTCACATTAGCGGGGCCGCCAGATAACCCGGCTTATGCTGCTGATCTACACGAACAGGCCCAACAATTGGGCATTGCTGACCGTGTGACCTTTGCCGGGGGCCTTTCTCAGGTGGCCTTAGCGGCGGTCTTTGCGCGGTCCCGCGCACTGGTCTTGCCGTCTCTATCAGAAGGGCTGCCGCGTGTGATTGTCGAAGCGATGTATGCTGGCCTGCCCATTGTGGCGACCAACGTCAGCGGCATTCCTGATATTATCACTGATGGCGAACAGGGCTATCTCGTAGAGCCGGAAGATGTGCCTGCGCTAACAAACGCCCTGGACCACATCCTGCGCGATGATGTGACGCAGATGGGCGCGGCGGCGGCAACGAAGGCGCGGGCGTTCTTCTCGACGGAGACATTTGTGCAGGGATACCGTGATTTATTGACTTTAGCGCTTACTTCAGCGGAGCAACATCATGGCAATTGA
- a CDS encoding glycosyltransferase family 4 protein — translation MAIDGPLRLLLFNLVTDADHQVLGFTTNWINALAPHCAYIDVLTMQAGRLDVADNVRVFSVGREKGYSEPRRVLEFYRLLRRLLDERYYDACFAHMMPLFAVMGAPLLAPKHIPITTWYTHRQRSMTLRLATMVSHRVISAVPSSFPLKTDKLRALGHGIDAVLYAPPSQVHDQPPRVIQVARLTPIKNQDVLLRAAAPLDCEVVLVGDTAEGYSTDYREELKTLTRELGMADRVTFTGQQTPQQVRDWYQRSTVAVNLSPPGLFDKAALEAMACGLPTLVSNEAFASLTGPQHKLLHINAPDDVEGLREHLRTLLALTPLQRQQIGQHLRMGVVAEHSLEPLARKVISVLRTGEVASEGTSEVFSEMASK, via the coding sequence ATGGCAATTGATGGGCCTCTACGGCTGCTGCTGTTTAATCTGGTGACCGATGCCGATCATCAGGTATTGGGGTTTACGACAAATTGGATTAACGCCCTGGCCCCACACTGCGCTTATATTGACGTGCTCACGATGCAGGCTGGTCGCCTGGATGTGGCGGACAATGTGCGTGTGTTCTCTGTTGGGCGGGAAAAAGGCTATAGCGAGCCACGCCGCGTCTTAGAATTTTATCGACTGCTGCGGCGTTTGCTCGATGAGCGCTATTATGACGCGTGCTTTGCGCATATGATGCCGCTCTTTGCGGTGATGGGTGCCCCGTTATTAGCTCCTAAGCACATCCCTATCACGACCTGGTACACACATCGCCAGAGGTCGATGACCCTGCGATTAGCGACGATGGTCAGTCATCGCGTTATCAGTGCTGTACCGAGTAGTTTCCCGCTTAAGACGGATAAACTGCGTGCGCTGGGCCATGGCATTGATGCCGTACTCTATGCGCCACCCTCGCAGGTCCACGATCAGCCACCGCGTGTGATACAGGTTGCGCGACTGACGCCGATTAAAAATCAGGATGTGCTGTTAAGGGCAGCGGCCCCGCTCGATTGTGAGGTCGTCCTGGTAGGAGATACAGCAGAGGGCTACAGTACGGATTATCGTGAAGAGCTAAAAACGCTCACGCGGGAACTCGGCATGGCGGACCGTGTGACGTTCACGGGGCAGCAAACGCCCCAACAGGTGCGCGACTGGTACCAGCGTTCGACGGTGGCTGTTAACCTTAGCCCACCCGGATTATTTGATAAAGCCGCATTGGAAGCAATGGCCTGTGGCTTGCCGACCCTCGTCAGCAATGAGGCCTTCGCCAGCCTGACCGGGCCACAGCACAAGCTGCTGCATATCAACGCGCCGGATGATGTGGAGGGCCTACGAGAGCATTTGCGGACGCTCCTTGCTCTGACGCCCCTCCAGCGCCAGCAGATTGGGCAACATCTCAGGATGGGCGTGGTGGCTGAGCACAGCCTGGAGCCTCTGGCTCGTAAAGTGATTTCTGTTTTGCGTACGGGTGAAGTCGCCTCCGAAGGGACTTCTGAAGTGTTTTCTGAAATGGCTTCTAAATAA
- a CDS encoding phosphotransferase has protein sequence MSIPASTIPWEGPHWREEADTWIAARMAEHGLAPIGEVTQPHIRPWSTVLMIPTDSGTIYFKATSPAFRHEAVVTQALAQWAPEQIVPVLAIDPQQGWLLLEDAGTLVRQVLTQEQTIDRLLTMLPQYAHLQQQMAEHAQQLLTLKILDRRLSSLPRLYDALLADRDALYIDVDDEEIDEEDSLSTQDYERLLALSDDVRARCEALSAMPIPQTLHHDDFHDGNIFIREGRFIFMDWAESAVAHPFFSMQVFLRGIGYRLNLPDDAPELTQLRDAYLHAWRDYDTEANLLRAYELAQPLAMISRALTWYAATKDLPAAIKTEHALSVPGWLGEYLAHAGA, from the coding sequence ATGTCGATACCAGCGAGTACGATTCCTTGGGAAGGTCCACATTGGCGCGAAGAAGCCGATACATGGATTGCCGCACGAATGGCAGAGCATGGCCTTGCACCAATCGGTGAAGTGACACAGCCGCATATCCGGCCCTGGTCGACGGTATTGATGATACCAACGGATAGCGGGACGATTTACTTCAAGGCAACATCCCCGGCGTTCCGTCACGAAGCGGTGGTCACGCAGGCATTGGCCCAATGGGCCCCAGAGCAGATCGTTCCCGTGTTGGCGATTGATCCCCAACAGGGTTGGCTGCTATTGGAAGATGCGGGCACTTTGGTGCGGCAGGTACTGACGCAGGAGCAGACGATTGATCGCCTGTTAACCATGCTCCCGCAGTATGCCCACCTCCAACAGCAGATGGCGGAACACGCCCAGCAGCTCCTGACGTTGAAAATCCTGGATCGCCGCTTATCTTCACTGCCCAGGTTATATGATGCGCTGTTGGCAGATCGTGATGCACTTTATATTGATGTCGATGATGAAGAGATTGACGAAGAAGACAGCCTCTCTACGCAGGATTACGAACGGCTGCTGGCCCTTTCCGACGATGTGCGCGCTCGCTGTGAAGCCCTGTCCGCGATGCCAATTCCGCAGACGCTGCACCATGATGACTTCCACGATGGCAATATTTTCATCCGTGAGGGCCGTTTTATCTTCATGGATTGGGCCGAGAGTGCGGTCGCACATCCATTTTTTAGCATGCAGGTCTTTTTGCGCGGCATAGGGTATCGTTTGAATTTGCCGGATGATGCGCCCGAATTGACGCAGCTCCGGGATGCCTACTTACATGCCTGGCGCGATTACGACACAGAAGCCAACCTGTTGCGCGCATACGAATTGGCGCAGCCGCTGGCGATGATTAGCCGTGCGCTGACGTGGTACGCGGCCACCAAAGACCTGCCCGCTGCCATCAAAACAGAGCACGCTTTGTCTGTACCGGGCTGGTTAGGGGAATATCTGGCCCATGCGGGCGCGTAG
- a CDS encoding nucleoside hydrolase, with protein MRTMLIDTDMGSDDAVALIMAMRHPDIDVKAITTVYGNVSLPQAVRNALIVTELCQADVPVYRGVERPLIRPFEDATWFHGSDGLGDAGIPDPKGTPTQGHAVDAIIETVQANPGIMIVTLGPLTNVALALQRAPEIIEHVSRCVVMGGAACTYGNVTPAAEWNIWCDPEAARMVFLSGMHVEMVGWEFCQGEHALSAAEMATIRAMNTPVGHFVLDSNRVAIEAFREQTGLADALSLPDPVTMAVAIDPGIATRMSPHYVEVITQSELTRGMTLVDKLNVAEDPRNDITWGDVIARGNKVHVTWEIDIPRWKALLMACLT; from the coding sequence ATGCGTACCATGCTCATTGATACGGATATGGGGTCCGATGATGCCGTTGCGCTCATCATGGCGATGCGCCACCCAGATATTGATGTGAAGGCTATCACAACGGTCTACGGCAATGTCTCGCTGCCACAGGCTGTGCGCAATGCGCTCATCGTCACAGAATTGTGCCAAGCGGATGTTCCGGTCTATCGCGGGGTGGAACGCCCTCTCATCCGGCCCTTTGAAGATGCAACCTGGTTTCATGGGTCTGATGGACTGGGTGATGCAGGCATCCCGGACCCGAAAGGCACGCCGACACAGGGGCACGCCGTCGATGCCATCATCGAGACGGTGCAGGCCAACCCTGGCATTATGATCGTCACGCTCGGCCCACTGACCAATGTGGCGCTGGCTTTGCAACGTGCACCAGAGATTATCGAGCATGTTTCGCGCTGTGTGGTCATGGGGGGCGCGGCCTGCACCTATGGCAACGTCACCCCGGCGGCAGAATGGAATATCTGGTGCGACCCGGAAGCCGCACGGATGGTATTTCTATCAGGTATGCACGTTGAGATGGTTGGATGGGAGTTTTGCCAGGGGGAGCACGCCCTCAGCGCGGCGGAGATGGCGACGATTCGCGCTATGAACACGCCCGTAGGCCATTTCGTACTCGATAGCAACCGCGTTGCCATTGAAGCCTTCCGTGAGCAAACGGGCCTTGCAGATGCGCTCAGCCTGCCGGACCCGGTGACAATGGCCGTCGCCATTGATCCAGGCATCGCCACCCGCATGAGCCCGCATTATGTGGAAGTCATCACTCAGAGTGAGCTCACACGCGGCATGACGCTGGTTGATAAGCTCAATGTCGCGGAGGACCCACGTAACGACATCACCTGGGGCGATGTCATCGCACGCGGCAACAAGGTCCACGTCACGTGGGAAATTGATATTCCCCGCTGGAAGGCCCTGTTGATGGCGTGCCTCACTTAA
- a CDS encoding DinB family protein: MAEIQFTSEEREAYIDRIRRLPAHLEGLVAGLTDEQLHTPFLAGEWTVAQNVHHVYDSHVMSYMRLKRILTEDNPTLHPYDQDAFATLADYSLPISNALNLLYQHHARWVRIFESLDEPQWVRVGTLAASGRQITPEDLVKLYAEHGEAHLDQIRRTLAAGEGA; this comes from the coding sequence ATGGCCGAGATACAGTTCACGAGTGAGGAACGCGAAGCTTATATTGACCGGATTCGCCGCTTACCTGCCCATCTAGAAGGACTGGTCGCAGGGCTGACGGATGAGCAGTTGCATACGCCCTTCCTGGCAGGCGAATGGACAGTTGCTCAGAATGTGCACCATGTTTACGATTCGCACGTGATGAGTTATATGCGGCTCAAGCGCATCTTGACGGAAGACAACCCAACCTTGCACCCGTATGATCAGGATGCATTTGCCACCCTGGCGGATTATTCCCTACCGATCAGCAATGCGCTGAATTTGCTGTATCAACATCACGCCCGTTGGGTGCGCATCTTCGAAAGCCTGGACGAGCCGCAATGGGTCCGCGTGGGCACGCTGGCTGCCAGTGGCAGGCAGATCACACCGGAAGACCTCGTGAAGCTCTATGCGGAGCATGGCGAAGCCCATCTGGACCAGATCAGGCGCACCCTGGCCGCAGGCGAAGGTGCCTAA
- a CDS encoding 1-acyl-sn-glycerol-3-phosphate acyltransferase yields MLKFFVQAGVEFIRWPYLFFFWFLRGWKLEAPLPDVPKMIVAASPHTTNWDYAHFLAAAASFRRRPLVTVKDSLTKGPIGWFVKLFGGIGIDRTRSTNAVSKMADIIKERDRVVFVFTPDGTRRYRPHWRTGFYYAAVEAGVPIVLAYIDYPRKCVGFSQPIWPTGDLVADFELIKDFYKSHGAALYPDQANPVELPPYERRTESTAESTGEANTEQPDTVPPNQGGLVNNGRDTVHE; encoded by the coding sequence ATGCTGAAGTTCTTCGTTCAGGCAGGCGTTGAGTTCATACGCTGGCCGTATCTCTTCTTCTTCTGGTTTTTGCGCGGTTGGAAGCTCGAAGCCCCACTACCAGATGTCCCTAAAATGATCGTAGCCGCATCACCCCATACGACAAACTGGGATTATGCGCACTTCCTGGCTGCGGCGGCTTCCTTCCGGCGTCGCCCACTTGTCACGGTCAAAGACAGCCTCACAAAAGGCCCCATTGGCTGGTTCGTCAAGCTGTTCGGGGGCATCGGCATTGACCGCACCCGCAGCACCAATGCCGTCTCTAAGATGGCGGATATTATCAAAGAGCGGGACCGCGTGGTCTTCGTCTTCACGCCGGATGGCACGCGCCGCTATCGGCCTCATTGGCGCACCGGGTTCTATTATGCCGCCGTAGAAGCAGGCGTGCCGATTGTGCTCGCTTATATTGATTACCCTCGTAAGTGCGTCGGCTTCAGCCAGCCTATCTGGCCCACGGGCGACCTTGTCGCAGATTTTGAGCTCATCAAGGATTTCTACAAATCCCACGGTGCGGCCCTATACCCCGATCAAGCCAATCCGGTAGAATTACCCCCCTATGAACGGCGCACCGAATCGACAGCCGAATCAACAGGTGAGGCTAATACAGAGCAGCCTGATACGGTGCCACCCAATCAAGGGGGACTAGTAAACAATGGCCGAGATACAGTTCACGAGTGA
- a CDS encoding ABC transporter substrate-binding protein, which translates to MNKKLLLLLSVLVLLLSMALGAAAQDEELTPVSLQLQWVAQSQFAGYFAALDQGFWEEEGLDVTILEGAVEIVPQQVVASGGAEFGIAWVPKVLESNEQGVDLVNIAQIFQRSGTLQVAFVDTGIEEVADFEGMNIGSWGFGNEHELFAAMRLEGIDPENPDDVTVVQQPFDMSLLINGEVDAAQAMIYNEYAQVLEQENPETGELYQPEDLTIIDWNDVGTAMLQDHIFVNAEWLAEEGNEEIAVSFLKGAIKGWVFCRDNFDACVDVVLENGSTLGESHQAWQLNEINGLIWPSPEGIGMMDADLWAQTVEVAIDGGVITEEPPETAYRTDLLEMALAELTEEDPEIDLTGEMWEPVEVTLNPGGE; encoded by the coding sequence ATGAACAAAAAGCTCCTACTCTTGCTCAGCGTGTTGGTCTTGCTGCTCAGTATGGCCCTGGGCGCAGCCGCACAAGATGAGGAACTAACGCCGGTTAGCTTGCAACTTCAGTGGGTCGCGCAATCGCAATTTGCCGGGTACTTTGCGGCACTTGATCAGGGCTTCTGGGAAGAAGAAGGCCTGGACGTGACCATTTTAGAAGGTGCCGTCGAGATCGTACCGCAGCAGGTTGTCGCCTCTGGCGGTGCGGAATTTGGTATTGCCTGGGTCCCGAAAGTGCTGGAATCCAATGAACAGGGCGTTGACCTGGTGAACATCGCGCAAATCTTCCAGCGCAGCGGCACGCTACAAGTCGCCTTTGTGGATACAGGCATCGAAGAAGTGGCGGACTTCGAAGGGATGAATATTGGGTCCTGGGGCTTCGGCAATGAGCATGAACTCTTCGCAGCCATGCGCCTTGAGGGCATCGACCCGGAAAACCCCGATGATGTGACCGTCGTCCAGCAGCCGTTTGATATGTCGCTGTTAATCAATGGCGAAGTCGACGCCGCACAGGCCATGATCTATAACGAATACGCCCAGGTGCTGGAACAAGAAAACCCGGAGACGGGCGAGCTTTACCAGCCAGAAGATTTGACCATCATTGACTGGAACGACGTCGGCACCGCGATGCTGCAAGATCACATCTTCGTCAATGCGGAATGGCTGGCTGAAGAAGGTAATGAAGAAATCGCCGTCAGTTTCTTAAAGGGCGCGATTAAGGGTTGGGTCTTCTGCCGCGATAACTTCGACGCCTGCGTTGACGTCGTCCTTGAAAACGGCTCGACATTGGGCGAGAGCCATCAGGCATGGCAGCTCAATGAAATTAACGGGCTGATCTGGCCGTCGCCAGAGGGCATCGGCATGATGGACGCCGACCTATGGGCACAGACTGTCGAAGTCGCCATTGATGGTGGCGTCATCACAGAAGAACCGCCTGAGACGGCCTACCGGACGGATCTGCTAGAGATGGCATTAGCCGAACTCACAGAAGAAGATCCAGAGATCGACCTCACGGGCGAAATGTGGGAGCCGGTTGAAGTCACGCTCAACCCTGGTGGTGAATAA
- a CDS encoding ABC transporter permease — protein MATASVTQERTWAASAMSGLRYYLPTILVAVGVLLIWELAVIVFDIKQFLLPKPSVILGEFLTEVRLFLMPGQTSLLFEATGATFREALGGFIIGCGAGVLVALLTARWTILTEAAMPFAIAANSVPIIAFAPIMNNWFGLTNPASKMAIVAIIVFFPTMINTVRGLTLVDARQLELMHSYAASPFKILFSLRIPNALPYIFNALRVASPLSLIGAVVAEFFGGPRATLGVFITQEASSFDFARSWTAILMASLIGISFYLVVLIGERLAMPWYREQHQQG, from the coding sequence ATGGCGACAGCATCCGTAACACAGGAACGAACCTGGGCTGCATCCGCAATGAGCGGCTTACGCTATTACCTGCCGACAATCTTAGTCGCGGTGGGTGTGCTGCTCATTTGGGAATTGGCCGTGATTGTGTTTGATATCAAGCAATTTTTACTGCCTAAGCCTTCCGTCATCCTGGGGGAGTTCTTAACGGAGGTGCGGCTCTTCCTGATGCCGGGGCAAACGTCACTGCTCTTCGAAGCAACAGGGGCGACCTTCAGGGAAGCATTAGGTGGCTTCATTATTGGCTGTGGGGCGGGGGTCCTTGTCGCGCTGCTCACGGCTCGCTGGACGATCCTGACAGAAGCAGCCATGCCTTTTGCCATCGCGGCAAACTCCGTCCCCATCATCGCCTTCGCCCCTATCATGAACAACTGGTTCGGCCTGACGAACCCGGCGTCTAAGATGGCGATTGTGGCGATTATCGTCTTCTTCCCGACGATGATTAACACGGTGCGGGGCCTCACGCTGGTCGATGCGCGCCAGTTAGAATTGATGCATTCCTACGCGGCCAGCCCCTTTAAAATCCTATTCTCTTTACGCATCCCCAACGCCCTGCCTTATATCTTCAATGCCCTGCGCGTCGCATCGCCTCTCAGCCTGATTGGGGCCGTGGTGGCGGAGTTCTTCGGCGGGCCGCGCGCAACGCTGGGCGTATTCATCACGCAGGAAGCCTCTAGCTTCGATTTTGCGCGGTCCTGGACAGCCATTTTGATGGCATCCTTAATTGGCATTTCGTTCTATCTTGTTGTGCTGATTGGGGAACGACTGGCAATGCCCTGGTACAGAGAGCAGCATCAACAGGGCTAG
- a CDS encoding ABC transporter ATP-binding protein gives MAAITSPSTLAISAQHVNKIFNLKTENEVVALENVNLTIKPGEFISLIGPSGCGKSTLLRLIADLITPTSGDLKINGKEPHQARLDRDYGMVFQAATLYQWRSVSKNVQLPLEIMGYNREERQKRAQEMLDMVELGAFGKHYPWQLSGGMQQRVSIARALAFNPSLLLMDEPFGALDEFTRERMNMELLRIWDETQVTVIFVTHSIAEAVFLSSRIVVMSPRPGRITAIVNNDLPYPRNNDTRELPQYFEKVTEVRELLRDAHEVD, from the coding sequence ATGGCCGCAATAACGAGTCCGAGCACGCTGGCGATTTCTGCACAGCACGTCAACAAAATATTCAATCTCAAAACAGAGAATGAAGTCGTCGCGCTGGAAAACGTCAACCTGACGATCAAGCCGGGTGAGTTCATCTCCTTAATCGGACCATCTGGCTGTGGCAAGAGTACCCTGCTGCGATTGATCGCGGACTTAATCACGCCCACCAGCGGCGACCTCAAGATTAATGGCAAAGAACCCCATCAGGCCCGGCTAGACCGCGACTATGGTATGGTCTTCCAGGCGGCGACGCTCTACCAATGGCGCAGCGTCAGCAAGAATGTGCAGCTCCCGCTTGAGATCATGGGTTACAACCGCGAAGAACGCCAGAAGCGGGCCCAGGAGATGCTGGATATGGTCGAGCTAGGGGCTTTTGGCAAACATTATCCCTGGCAGCTTTCCGGCGGGATGCAGCAGCGCGTCTCGATTGCGCGTGCACTGGCCTTCAACCCTTCGCTGCTGTTGATGGACGAACCCTTCGGCGCGCTGGATGAGTTCACCCGTGAGCGTATGAATATGGAACTGCTGCGCATCTGGGATGAGACCCAAGTAACCGTCATCTTTGTAACGCACAGCATCGCAGAAGCCGTCTTCCTCTCGTCACGCATCGTCGTCATGTCCCCGCGGCCAGGGCGCATCACAGCGATTGTCAATAATGACTTACCCTATCCCCGCAACAATGACACGCGCGAGCTACCGCAGTACTTCGAAAAAGTGACCGAAGTGCGCGAACTCCTACGCGATGCCCACGAGGTCGACTGA
- a CDS encoding ABC transporter permease, which yields MADLAVTAQANPASTARHTPSTWFVAALLVVVLVLSALITNRFAAASLDDPLLLDSTLGELATWMSDQTSQDEIESILGQYAENWAHALGQETLPPEVLYQSMKSLLIIWGILVGIAALGGLVAVLMHARWARPLLLAALLGLDGLLFIVPAGIGEAAFLWVLLSIALMTVILLFAPGKITRVLGFFAVLSVLLVTWETAKGFGNAVDYQILLPQPGWIYTTYPTLDEALGALSAGEAQAVVFDRRDLQDVMVSYPEDDPPEEDAYPNLRYLDALNTSQQFGFLPIEPSFPGRLGVAVRAEDTHQWANLSDLVGVPLATMAGEFADEGFLAEPRNLVLLDLKILTDINLPHLQTIAEALLQPARRNGSMLLVRILGDAALYTWGEALFGFVMGAVLGFLLGTVFAHSAMMERSLLPYVVASQTIPILAIAPMVVIWLGASQLSVSVIAAYLTFFPVTINTLRGLLSPSPQEVDLMRSYAASRWTIMWKLRFPSALPQIFTALKVSATSSVVGAIIGELPSGIGDGLGRAILDFSSDYSLISTPKLWGAIVIAASVGIFFFVIVNVMEFFVLRNTVQRT from the coding sequence ATGGCAGATTTAGCAGTCACAGCACAAGCGAACCCGGCATCAACAGCGCGCCATACGCCATCAACATGGTTCGTGGCGGCCCTGCTGGTCGTCGTCCTGGTGCTGAGTGCTCTCATCACCAATCGCTTTGCGGCTGCAAGCCTGGATGATCCGCTGCTCTTAGATTCGACATTAGGCGAATTAGCAACATGGATGAGCGACCAGACCAGCCAGGACGAGATCGAATCCATCCTGGGGCAATATGCCGAAAATTGGGCGCACGCCCTGGGCCAGGAGACACTCCCACCGGAGGTCCTGTACCAATCCATGAAGTCACTCCTCATCATATGGGGCATTCTGGTGGGTATCGCCGCATTAGGTGGGCTAGTCGCCGTGTTGATGCATGCCCGTTGGGCGCGTCCGCTGCTGCTGGCGGCCCTACTCGGCCTGGATGGTCTGCTGTTCATCGTACCAGCTGGTATAGGGGAAGCTGCTTTCTTGTGGGTGCTGCTGAGCATCGCCCTCATGACGGTGATTCTGCTATTCGCGCCCGGTAAAATCACCCGCGTGCTGGGCTTCTTCGCTGTATTGAGCGTCCTACTCGTCACGTGGGAAACTGCAAAAGGCTTCGGCAATGCGGTTGATTATCAGATACTGCTGCCACAACCCGGCTGGATCTATACCACATACCCCACATTGGATGAGGCCCTCGGCGCGCTCTCTGCGGGCGAAGCACAGGCCGTCGTCTTCGATAGGCGCGACTTGCAAGATGTCATGGTCAGCTACCCAGAAGACGACCCGCCGGAAGAAGATGCTTACCCCAATTTACGCTATCTGGATGCCCTCAATACCAGCCAGCAATTCGGCTTTTTGCCCATAGAACCCTCGTTCCCAGGGCGGCTTGGCGTGGCCGTTCGCGCTGAAGATACCCACCAGTGGGCTAACCTGAGCGATCTGGTCGGGGTGCCGCTGGCAACCATGGCGGGTGAATTCGCTGATGAAGGCTTTTTAGCAGAGCCGCGCAACCTCGTCTTGTTAGACCTTAAAATTCTGACGGATATTAACCTGCCGCACTTGCAGACCATCGCGGAAGCGCTCTTACAACCGGCTCGCCGCAATGGCTCCATGCTGCTGGTCCGTATTCTAGGGGATGCCGCCCTCTATACCTGGGGCGAAGCGCTCTTTGGCTTTGTCATGGGGGCTGTGCTGGGCTTCTTATTGGGGACCGTCTTCGCACATTCCGCTATGATGGAGCGCTCCCTGCTGCCTTATGTGGTGGCCTCGCAGACGATACCCATCCTGGCGATCGCGCCAATGGTCGTGATCTGGCTAGGAGCCAGCCAGCTTTCCGTCTCGGTCATTGCCGCCTATCTGACGTTCTTCCCGGTGACGATCAACACATTGCGCGGGTTGCTCTCGCCATCCCCTCAAGAAGTCGACCTGATGCGGTCCTATGCGGCCAGCCGCTGGACAATTATGTGGAAGCTACGCTTTCCGTCTGCACTGCCGCAGATATTCACCGCGCTCAAAGTGTCGGCTACGTCAAGCGTGGTGGGGGCTATCATCGGGGAACTGCCTTCCGGCATCGGTGATGGGCTGGGCCGCGCTATCCTGGACTTCAGCTCGGATTACAGCCTGATCTCAACGCCTAAATTGTGGGGCGCTATCGTCATTGCGGCATCCGTCGGTATCTTCTTCTTCGTCATCGTCAACGTTATGGAATTTTTCGTCCTGCGGAATACCGTTCAACGCACATAA